The following proteins are encoded in a genomic region of Magallana gigas chromosome 1, xbMagGiga1.1, whole genome shotgun sequence:
- the LOC117690156 gene encoding uncharacterized protein KIAA1958-like: protein MNYWLQRFIVEARRQDGKDYPPKGLYLISCGLLRFLRDKGVYDKNFLDEKNTTFIEFRKVLDGKMKSLIELGIGCTTKQADPILPEDEAKLWDVGVFGKKNAEQLQKTIFFYACKIFGLRGCDEHHNLECEQFTNGSDKLGKFIQFTGRKTKTYKGGLGQLNVCNKSIKHHYQSGERCIADYFDLYLDSLGRQGTFYRRPLPATSDVPIRYGNQAVGINKLKSFMRVICTEGGLQGNYSNHSGKRTCATQLYLSGVEEQQIIKRTGHRSQAGVHKYKRSSAEMEAIVSKILDPPNECTDNSIATPADESTPNISECSVFPGTSATVHSEEEPMSKRPRLPFGEFKNCNITFQF from the exons ATGAATTACTGGCTACAACGCTTTATAGTGGAAGCTAGACGGCAGGACGGTAAGGATTATCCCCCTAAGGGCCTGTACTTGATTTCATGCGGACTCCTGCGATTTTTGCGAGACAAAGGTGTGTACGATAAAAACTTTTTAGACGAAAAAAACACAACATTTATCGAATTTCGGAAAGTTCTAGATGGAAAAATGAAGTCGCTGATTGAACTGGGCATAGGCTGTACTACAAAGCAGGCTGATCCTATTTTACCAGAGGATGAGGCTAAGTTGTGGGATGTCGGAGTGTTTGGAAAGAAAAATGCGGAACAACTTCagaaaactattttcttttacGCATGCAAAATATTTGGTCTACGTGGTTGCGACGAACATCATAATTTGGAATGCGAACAGTTTACTAATGGATCAGACAAGCTGGGGAAGTTTATTCAGTTTACAGGTCGGAAAACCAAAACATACAAAGGAGGGCTCGGACAGCTGAATGTGTGCAACAAGTCTATTAAACATCACTACCAGTCCG GGGAGAGATGCATTGCTGACTATTTCGATTTATATCTGGATTCTCTCGGACGCCAAGGAACATTCTATCGGAGACCACTACCCGCAACATCTGATGTGCCGATCCGGTATGGAAATCAAGCAGTGGGAATTAACAAGCTGAAAAGTTTCATGCGCGTCATCTGTACGGAAGGCGGTTTACAGGGAAATTATTCGAATCATAGCGGCAAACGCACTTGCGCGACCCAGCTATATTTGTCTGGTGTAGAGGAACAACAGATAATCAAACGTACTGGTCATCGCTCACAAGCAGGGGTCCATAAATACAAAAGGTCCAGTGCGGAAATGGAAGCTATTGTGTCCAAGATTTTGGATCCGCCCAACGAGTGTACCGATAACTCGATTGCGACTCCTGCAGATGAATCCACTCCTAATATTTCCGAGTGTTCCGTTTTTCCGGGAACATCAGCAACTGTCCATAGCGAAGAGGAGCCCATGAGCAAGAGGCCTAGACTCCCATTTGGAGAATTTAAAAACTGCAACATTACGTTTCAGTTTTAA